One part of the Actinotignum schaalii genome encodes these proteins:
- a CDS encoding adenosine deaminase, with protein sequence MRDLAALPKAHVHLHFTGSLSVPSLVDMARHAGVRLPENLTDNVAMQVPADQRGWFRFQRAYDAARAVVRSEEAMRRIVREAARADRAEGSRRLEIQIDPTSYAPYVGGITPALEIVLDEAKAATRDTGVEVGVIVAASRTRHPLDARTLARLAARYAGDAPGEVVGFGLSNDERRGRTAEFEAAFRIATRAGLRSVPHGGELLGPEHLREVITHLNPDRLGHGVRAAEDRALIGEIVERGIALEVCPASNVSLGVFRENDDVPLRTLFDAGAIIALGADDPLLFLARLNDQYEIARRQGFSDAELAELARRSIHASFASASSKRVWLAEVDAWLDNGPQANKDARAPELAN encoded by the coding sequence GCCCATGTGCATCTGCACTTCACCGGTTCGCTGAGCGTGCCCAGCCTCGTGGATATGGCCCGCCACGCCGGGGTGCGCCTGCCTGAGAACCTCACCGATAACGTGGCGATGCAGGTGCCCGCGGACCAGCGCGGCTGGTTTAGATTCCAACGTGCCTACGATGCCGCGCGCGCCGTCGTTCGATCTGAAGAAGCGATGCGGCGAATCGTACGCGAAGCGGCCCGGGCCGACCGGGCGGAAGGATCGCGGCGCCTGGAAATCCAAATCGACCCGACCTCCTACGCCCCTTACGTTGGCGGTATCACCCCGGCCCTCGAAATTGTTTTGGACGAAGCGAAAGCGGCCACCCGGGATACCGGCGTGGAGGTGGGTGTTATTGTGGCGGCTTCGCGCACCCGCCACCCGCTTGATGCGCGCACCCTGGCCCGACTGGCGGCGCGCTACGCCGGAGACGCACCCGGCGAGGTGGTGGGTTTCGGGCTCTCCAATGACGAGCGGCGCGGGCGCACCGCGGAATTCGAGGCGGCTTTCCGTATCGCCACGCGGGCCGGCCTGCGTTCGGTTCCCCACGGCGGGGAGCTGCTCGGCCCCGAGCATTTGCGCGAGGTCATCACCCACCTGAATCCGGATCGGCTCGGCCACGGGGTGCGGGCCGCCGAGGATCGCGCCCTCATCGGCGAGATTGTGGAGCGCGGAATCGCGCTGGAGGTATGCCCCGCCTCGAATGTGTCGCTCGGGGTATTCCGCGAAAATGACGATGTTCCCCTGCGTACCCTGTTCGATGCCGGGGCAATTATTGCGCTAGGTGCCGATGACCCGCTGCTCTTCCTGGCCCGCCTCAATGACCAGTATGAGATCGCGCGCCGGCAGGGCTTCTCCGATGCGGAGCTGGCCGAATTGGCCCGCCGCTCCATCCATGCTTCCTTCGCCTCCGCTTCCTCCAAGCGGGTCTGGCTCGCGGAGGTTGATGCGTGGCTGGATAACGGACCGCAAGCGAATAAGGACGCACGCGCGCCCGAGCTAGCAAACTAG
- a CDS encoding UDP-N-acetylmuramate dehydrogenase, with the protein MSCTLPEPPEPHHVSAPVLSTRARSGATTLAELTTIGVGGTFTELVEASTETEVVDTVRRADAAGTPLLVIGGGSNILPADSHFDGIVLRDMRSGIVLDSLGSCEGANFSALPGTPWDDLVVHAISQDWGGFEALSGIPGTVGAAPVQNIGAYGQEVAATLARLKVYDRREERIRTLFLADMRLGYRTSILKETIGEYGPSPRYIVLEVTFQTKLSNVSDPIGYAQLARHLGVELGARVPSETVREAVLELRSSKGMVLNNADRDTYSCGSFFTNPVLTTAQAQRLPEDAPRYEVHDAAHATLSGGVPVVDGLVKTSAAWLIEHAGFTRGYGHGPARLSSKHTLALTNAGGATGAQLRALAREIQAGVKDAFGVVLHPEPVVLGGLGA; encoded by the coding sequence ATGAGCTGTACTCTTCCCGAACCACCCGAACCGCATCACGTCAGCGCGCCGGTGCTCTCCACCCGGGCCCGCAGCGGAGCTACCACCCTCGCCGAGCTCACCACCATCGGCGTGGGCGGAACTTTCACCGAACTCGTGGAAGCCAGCACCGAAACCGAAGTGGTGGATACCGTGCGCCGGGCGGACGCGGCCGGCACCCCGCTCCTCGTTATCGGGGGCGGCTCGAATATTCTCCCCGCGGATAGTCATTTTGACGGGATCGTGCTGCGCGATATGCGCTCCGGGATCGTGCTGGATTCGCTGGGCAGCTGCGAAGGCGCGAATTTTTCCGCGCTGCCGGGAACCCCGTGGGATGACCTCGTGGTCCACGCGATTTCCCAGGACTGGGGCGGTTTCGAAGCGCTCTCCGGGATTCCCGGAACCGTGGGCGCGGCGCCGGTGCAAAATATCGGGGCCTACGGGCAGGAAGTCGCCGCGACCCTCGCGCGTCTCAAGGTTTATGACCGGCGCGAAGAACGCATCCGCACCCTGTTCCTCGCGGATATGCGCCTGGGGTACCGCACCTCAATCCTCAAGGAAACCATTGGGGAATACGGGCCGAGCCCGCGGTATATCGTCCTCGAAGTGACCTTCCAAACCAAGCTCTCCAATGTGTCCGATCCCATCGGCTACGCGCAGCTGGCCCGCCACCTCGGGGTGGAGCTCGGGGCGCGGGTGCCCTCGGAAACCGTGCGGGAGGCGGTGCTGGAGCTGCGCTCCAGCAAAGGCATGGTCCTCAATAATGCCGACCGCGATACGTATTCGTGCGGTTCTTTCTTCACCAACCCGGTGCTCACCACCGCGCAGGCGCAGCGCCTCCCGGAAGACGCCCCGCGTTACGAGGTGCACGACGCCGCGCACGCAACTCTGAGCGGCGGTGTTCCCGTAGTAGACGGGCTGGTCAAGACCTCAGCCGCGTGGTTGATTGAACATGCCGGGTTCACCCGGGGCTACGGGCACGGGCCGGCGCGGCTCTCCTCCAAGCACACCCTGGCGCTCACCAATGCCGGGGGAGCTACCGGTGCGCAACTGCGCGCCCTGGCCCGGGAAATCCAGGCGGGTGTGAAAGATGCCTTCGGGGTGGTGCTTCATCCCGAGCCGGTGGTGCTCGGCGGTTTAGGAGCGTAG
- the rpmG gene encoding 50S ribosomal protein L33 has product MASKSADVRPKITLACEVCKERNYITKKNRRNDPDRLQLKKYCSRCNASTNHRETR; this is encoded by the coding sequence ATGGCTAGCAAGTCTGCTGACGTGCGTCCCAAGATCACCCTCGCCTGCGAGGTGTGCAAGGAACGTAATTACATCACGAAGAAGAACCGCCGCAACGATCCGGATCGTCTGCAGCTGAAGAAGTACTGCTCGCGGTGCAATGCCTCCACGAACCATCGCGAAACCCGCTAA
- a CDS encoding lipoate--protein ligase family protein, protein MHGEYKELGQKMAIVDLDVVDNKLANVRLSGDFFIEPDSALWRITDAIEGLSADASAEDIAQAVEAAVLPTDNLFGLSPRGVAVAVRRAVGHALAWEDIDFEVLHTPVIHPVLNMTMDETLPEAVARGEHKPFLRIWEWDRPLVVMGSYQSYSNEINQDGVDRHGITVGRRITGGGTMFMEPGNCITYSLVVPTALVDGMSFLESYPFLDAWVIEALARVGVKAHYVPLNDIASDRGKIGGAAQKHFATGYMVHHVTLAYDIDADKMMDVLNMGSAGKKNRGHRSANKRVDPMKSQTGMERDAIIEVFKDVFTQKYGASQGEITAEDLRVAQERYDAKFSTPEWIHRLP, encoded by the coding sequence ATGCACGGCGAATACAAGGAACTCGGCCAGAAAATGGCGATTGTTGACCTGGATGTGGTCGATAACAAACTCGCGAATGTTCGCCTCTCCGGCGATTTCTTCATCGAACCGGATAGCGCGCTGTGGCGCATCACCGATGCCATCGAGGGGCTGAGCGCGGATGCTTCCGCGGAGGATATTGCCCAGGCGGTGGAGGCGGCGGTGCTCCCCACCGATAACCTCTTCGGGCTGAGCCCGCGCGGGGTCGCGGTGGCGGTGCGCCGCGCCGTCGGCCACGCCCTGGCCTGGGAAGATATCGATTTCGAGGTCCTCCACACCCCGGTTATCCACCCGGTTCTCAATATGACCATGGATGAAACCCTCCCCGAAGCGGTGGCCCGCGGGGAACACAAGCCTTTCTTGCGTATCTGGGAATGGGACCGCCCGCTCGTGGTCATGGGCTCCTACCAGTCCTATTCCAATGAGATCAACCAGGACGGGGTGGATCGCCACGGGATCACCGTGGGCCGGCGTATTACCGGCGGGGGCACCATGTTCATGGAGCCGGGTAATTGCATCACGTATTCGCTGGTGGTGCCCACCGCGCTCGTGGACGGGATGTCTTTCCTGGAGTCCTACCCATTCCTGGATGCCTGGGTGATCGAAGCCCTCGCGCGGGTGGGTGTGAAAGCCCACTACGTTCCCCTCAATGACATCGCCTCCGACCGCGGCAAAATCGGCGGCGCGGCCCAGAAGCATTTCGCGACCGGCTATATGGTTCATCACGTCACCCTCGCCTATGACATCGACGCGGACAAAATGATGGACGTGCTCAATATGGGCAGCGCGGGCAAGAAGAACCGCGGGCACCGCTCTGCGAACAAGCGCGTGGACCCCATGAAGAGCCAGACCGGGATGGAGCGCGACGCCATTATCGAGGTATTCAAGGACGTATTCACCCAGAAATACGGCGCAAGCCAGGGGGAGATCACCGCGGAGGACCTGCGCGTGGCCCAGGAACGCTACGATGCGAAATTCTCCACGCCCGAGTGGATTCATCGCCTGCCCTAA
- a CDS encoding FAD-dependent oxidoreductase: protein MTHASPAPEQATPERPYRVAVIGAGPAGIYASDILSKSDILVSIDLFDKLPTPYGLVRYGVAPDHPRIGSIIKALHAILKRGDIRFLGNVKIGEDVHMSEIHEFYDAVVVATGADQSVPLTIPGADLPEVYGAADFVSWYDGHPDVPRTWPLNARNVAVIGVGNVALDISRILVRSADDLRAHTDIPENVERGLRANPVEHVHIFGRRGPAQVKFTPLELRELSEVAGVDIQVYPEDFQYDAGSQEALDSSKMTRQVVDLLTDWVFNDPEEMTAPRRIHIHLMQAPVEILGTDHVTGIRMERTQLQGDGTVTGTGETVDYPVEAVYSAIGYASEPLDGLPWDPIHRVIPNEEGRIVTDAGETIPGYYVTGWIKRGPVGLIGSTKSDARQTIRHLVADAQAGIARATGDGSGGRGLLDLLTERGVKWTTWEGWELLEAFEENLGAQQGRARVKVVNRDTMTAISRGESHDGSLL from the coding sequence GTGACACATGCATCCCCCGCCCCCGAGCAAGCCACCCCGGAACGCCCCTATCGGGTAGCGGTTATCGGCGCGGGACCGGCCGGGATTTACGCCTCGGATATCCTCAGCAAATCCGATATCCTGGTCAGCATCGACCTTTTCGATAAGCTGCCCACCCCCTACGGCCTGGTCCGCTACGGGGTTGCGCCTGACCACCCGCGCATTGGCTCGATTATCAAAGCCCTCCACGCCATCCTCAAACGCGGCGATATTCGCTTCCTCGGGAATGTGAAAATTGGGGAAGACGTCCACATGTCCGAAATTCACGAGTTTTACGATGCCGTCGTCGTAGCCACCGGCGCCGATCAATCCGTACCTCTCACCATCCCGGGCGCCGATCTTCCGGAAGTCTACGGGGCCGCGGATTTCGTTTCCTGGTACGACGGCCACCCGGATGTGCCGCGCACCTGGCCCCTGAATGCCCGCAACGTAGCGGTTATCGGGGTGGGAAATGTGGCCCTCGATATTTCCCGCATCCTCGTGCGTTCCGCGGACGACCTGCGCGCCCACACCGATATTCCTGAGAATGTGGAGCGCGGGCTGCGCGCCAATCCCGTCGAACACGTGCATATCTTCGGGCGGCGCGGCCCGGCCCAGGTGAAGTTCACCCCGCTTGAGCTGCGCGAATTGAGCGAAGTGGCCGGGGTGGATATCCAGGTCTACCCCGAAGATTTCCAATACGATGCCGGTTCTCAGGAAGCCCTGGATTCCTCGAAGATGACCCGCCAGGTAGTGGACCTTCTCACGGATTGGGTCTTCAACGATCCCGAAGAAATGACCGCCCCGCGCCGAATCCACATCCACCTCATGCAGGCGCCGGTGGAAATCCTCGGCACGGACCACGTGACCGGAATCCGTATGGAACGCACCCAGCTCCAGGGGGATGGCACCGTGACCGGCACCGGCGAAACCGTGGATTACCCGGTGGAAGCCGTCTACAGCGCCATCGGCTACGCCTCCGAACCGCTGGACGGGCTGCCCTGGGATCCCATCCACCGGGTCATCCCGAATGAGGAAGGTCGCATTGTCACCGACGCGGGGGAGACCATCCCCGGCTACTACGTGACCGGGTGGATCAAACGCGGTCCCGTGGGCCTCATCGGTTCCACGAAATCCGATGCGCGCCAAACTATCCGCCACCTTGTTGCCGACGCCCAAGCCGGCATCGCACGCGCCACCGGGGATGGCTCGGGCGGGCGCGGGCTCCTCGACCTCCTCACCGAACGCGGCGTGAAATGGACCACCTGGGAAGGTTGGGAGCTCCTGGAAGCCTTCGAAGAAAACCTCGGCGCCCAGCAGGGCCGCGCCCGCGTCAAAGTGGTCAACCGTGACACGATGACCGCGATTTCTCGCGGGGAGTCGCACGACGGCTCACTTCTCTAG
- the hpf gene encoding ribosome hibernation-promoting factor, HPF/YfiA family — translation MEIIVKGRNTEVSDRFRNHIEEKIAKVEQFAPRAQRVEVEVSKEKNPAQADNSKVIEITVIDKGPVIRAEASAADQYSALDLASGKLFERLRRSRDRRKSHRRVVEKVGEPLTLTAEELAAESQVEPAPEVEVEAAHPTRPETTGEAVETQLGDSPVVVRDKLYEANPMSVDQALYEMEMVGHPFYLFIDEETKQPCAVYLRHGWTYGIIRLDTTVH, via the coding sequence GTGGAGATTATCGTCAAGGGTAGGAACACTGAAGTTTCGGACCGTTTCCGCAATCACATTGAAGAAAAAATCGCGAAGGTGGAACAGTTCGCTCCGCGCGCTCAGCGCGTTGAGGTAGAGGTGTCGAAGGAAAAGAACCCCGCCCAAGCGGATAACTCGAAAGTTATCGAAATCACGGTTATTGATAAGGGCCCGGTTATCCGGGCTGAGGCCTCAGCTGCTGATCAGTACAGCGCCCTCGATCTAGCATCCGGAAAGCTTTTTGAGCGGCTGCGCCGCTCGCGTGATCGCCGCAAGTCCCATCGGCGCGTGGTTGAGAAGGTGGGCGAACCGCTCACGCTTACCGCGGAGGAGCTCGCGGCAGAATCCCAGGTGGAGCCCGCGCCCGAAGTCGAGGTGGAAGCAGCGCATCCCACCCGCCCCGAAACTACCGGGGAAGCGGTGGAAACCCAGCTGGGGGATTCCCCGGTTGTGGTGCGCGATAAGCTCTACGAAGCCAATCCAATGTCCGTGGACCAAGCTCTCTACGAAATGGAAATGGTGGGCCACCCCTTCTACCTCTTCATCGACGAAGAAACGAAGCAACCGTGCGCGGTCTACCTGCGCCACGGCTGGACCTACGGGATTATTCGTCTCGACACCACGGTGCACTAA
- a CDS encoding ComF family protein, with protein MFIGTTPQLPPRAQLAHRGGATGALRSWAGALGDLIFPRWCAGCGAWDATLCPACTRAVAGSWRGGEGRAPALMQILPSGDEEALFPVFALGEYVGVRRQALLTWKHGNDAALTSRFATLFAQRCRQLAPLWEGTALSVIPAPSGAARHRAGRFIAGHLAQAAARGLVAGGVDARAAPVLISGESAGSGLLGGILRGEGAGGGALGALSAQLLARAKHAAEEKRARAGQRHLAGQQERAAKGRGIRLSPGITIPGRVILIDDVLTTGSTLAGCARSIAQAGGQVVAALVLALAPDPRPANSRTALSLFQPFQNVVN; from the coding sequence ATGTTTATTGGTACAACGCCGCAGCTGCCGCCCCGCGCCCAGTTAGCCCATCGCGGTGGCGCTACCGGTGCGCTGCGCTCCTGGGCCGGTGCCCTAGGCGACCTCATCTTTCCACGCTGGTGTGCCGGATGCGGGGCCTGGGATGCCACCCTGTGCCCGGCCTGCACCCGCGCGGTAGCCGGCAGCTGGCGCGGCGGGGAAGGCCGCGCCCCCGCCCTCATGCAGATTCTCCCGAGCGGCGACGAAGAAGCGCTCTTCCCGGTTTTCGCCCTGGGGGAATACGTCGGGGTACGCCGGCAAGCACTCCTCACCTGGAAACACGGGAACGACGCCGCACTCACCTCGCGTTTCGCCACTCTTTTTGCGCAACGCTGCCGGCAGCTCGCCCCGCTCTGGGAAGGCACGGCGCTCAGCGTTATTCCCGCACCCTCGGGCGCGGCCCGCCACCGGGCCGGACGCTTCATAGCCGGCCACCTGGCGCAGGCCGCAGCACGGGGGCTGGTTGCTGGGGGAGTCGATGCGCGTGCCGCACCGGTGCTCATCAGCGGGGAAAGTGCTGGTAGTGGGCTGCTCGGCGGCATCCTGCGCGGTGAGGGAGCTGGCGGCGGGGCACTCGGCGCGCTTTCGGCGCAGCTCCTGGCCCGCGCGAAACACGCGGCGGAAGAAAAGCGGGCGCGGGCCGGGCAGCGCCACCTTGCCGGTCAACAGGAACGGGCCGCAAAAGGCCGCGGGATCCGGCTGAGCCCGGGCATTACCATTCCCGGGCGGGTGATCCTTATTGACGATGTTCTCACCACTGGATCTACCCTGGCGGGGTGTGCCCGATCCATCGCGCAGGCGGGTGGGCAGGTGGTTGCGGCATTGGTCCTAGCCCTCGCTCCGGATCCGCGTCCAGCGAACTCGCGCACAGCGTTATCGCTGTTCCAGCCCTTTCAGAATGTTGTGAACTGA
- a CDS encoding LpqB family beta-propeller domain-containing protein encodes MNAHVLKKAGRGRALAVLLSVVILALAGCGRLPRSGPVNEASVPPTEEAVFGLTPAWPATGASPEEVIRGFLLAGSSGAGDDYATARQFLTKEAGRTWNPRSQVRVYPNSQNISPTQREDGTYVISVTAQGTVDTGGRYTEASTDAIHSTTFKLERNASGEWRIAELEDGIMMTDSLFASMYVRTPLYFIGPGSDTMVPDLRFYPRMTFISSTIAGLLAGPSPWLADAVHSEIPTSLRMASSPKLESGVLTLDVTAEISTLSRESQARAVQQIQRSFTGQSVVPVHSVNITVSGEPLDTIAIADLPTYPYGAYDLTVLENNRPYKVEEGKTRPVFTSGVFDDIHVARMAGNYSDSVASYALLTAQRDALVRVGSDGFQPFTMVRGERLVEPSYDYWGWVWTSETDNKGVVLAAADDGRVRELTAPFLKGARIREVRASREGARLLIVAQVGDTVQMLIAPIQRDARHEPTALGDPLEVGQRLADVSSVAWISSTDIAVLGRATAGTDPLIFAVRVGGPMERLNVTPYPGSVRLTAGRGEQSIVVLTDQQVVATRDGGAWRPVATGVTDIVLPG; translated from the coding sequence ATGAACGCGCACGTGCTGAAGAAAGCGGGGCGGGGGCGTGCCCTCGCGGTGCTGCTCAGCGTGGTGATCTTGGCGCTGGCCGGCTGCGGGCGGCTGCCGCGCTCCGGGCCGGTCAATGAGGCGAGCGTGCCTCCCACCGAAGAAGCGGTTTTCGGTCTCACCCCGGCCTGGCCGGCCACCGGCGCCTCGCCCGAAGAAGTCATCCGCGGTTTCCTGCTGGCCGGAAGCAGCGGGGCGGGCGACGATTACGCCACCGCCCGCCAATTCCTCACCAAAGAAGCCGGCCGCACCTGGAACCCGCGCTCCCAGGTGCGGGTCTACCCGAATTCTCAAAATATTTCCCCCACCCAACGCGAGGACGGCACCTACGTTATTTCGGTGACCGCGCAGGGAACCGTGGACACCGGCGGGCGCTACACCGAGGCTTCCACGGACGCCATCCACTCCACCACCTTCAAACTGGAGCGCAACGCCAGCGGCGAATGGCGTATCGCGGAACTGGAAGACGGCATCATGATGACCGATAGCCTCTTCGCCTCTATGTACGTGCGCACCCCGCTGTATTTCATCGGCCCCGGTTCGGATACCATGGTGCCCGACCTGCGGTTCTACCCGCGGATGACTTTTATTTCCTCCACGATTGCCGGGCTGCTGGCCGGGCCTTCGCCCTGGCTTGCCGATGCGGTTCACTCGGAAATTCCTACCAGTTTGCGCATGGCCTCCAGCCCGAAACTGGAGAGCGGGGTGCTGACCCTGGATGTCACCGCGGAAATCTCCACCCTGAGCCGGGAATCCCAGGCGCGCGCTGTGCAGCAAATCCAGCGCTCCTTCACCGGCCAGAGCGTGGTGCCGGTGCATTCGGTGAATATTACGGTGTCCGGCGAGCCGCTCGATACCATCGCCATCGCTGACCTGCCCACGTATCCGTACGGGGCTTATGACCTTACGGTGCTGGAGAATAACCGGCCCTACAAGGTGGAAGAAGGCAAGACCCGCCCGGTCTTCACCAGCGGGGTGTTCGACGATATCCACGTGGCGCGCATGGCCGGGAACTATTCCGATTCAGTGGCCTCCTACGCTCTGCTCACCGCGCAGCGCGATGCCCTGGTGCGGGTGGGAAGCGATGGCTTCCAGCCTTTCACGATGGTGCGTGGGGAACGCCTGGTGGAGCCCTCGTATGATTACTGGGGCTGGGTGTGGACCTCCGAAACCGATAATAAGGGCGTGGTGCTGGCCGCGGCCGATGACGGCCGGGTGCGCGAACTGACCGCGCCGTTCCTCAAGGGGGCGCGGATCCGCGAGGTGCGGGCTTCGCGCGAGGGCGCGCGCTTGCTTATCGTGGCGCAGGTGGGGGATACCGTGCAGATGCTCATTGCTCCCATCCAGCGCGATGCCCGCCACGAGCCGACGGCGCTCGGCGACCCCCTGGAAGTGGGGCAACGCCTGGCGGATGTGAGTTCAGTGGCCTGGATTTCCAGTACGGATATCGCGGTGCTCGGGCGCGCCACCGCCGGCACCGACCCGCTGATTTTCGCGGTTCGGGTGGGCGGGCCCATGGAACGCCTCAACGTCACGCCCTATCCCGGTTCGGTGCGGCTGACCGCCGGGCGCGGGGAGCAATCCATCGTGGTCCTCACCGACCAACAGGTGGTTGCCACTCGCGACGGCGGGGCATGGCGCCCGGTCGCCACCGGCGTCACGGATATCGTGCTGCCGGGGTAG
- the mtrB gene encoding MtrAB system histidine kinase MtrB: MSQFSRRGYIHRSLGSMGRGALTSFSQSWRTSLNARVVSAIVAIGVLTSIVTAVIVANQTRSQLYERAVSAATEQFYGARSQAQYVFDSANAQTSGAVQEIANAQVRSQFEPIRGVVGTALIRSPGQNTGNYLVADVGAPTPATVMDVLTPELREAVQESSSPQWQAVAIAKGEEYTLPGILIGATVRLPNAGMYEFYTLYSLENEEVTVAQVSRVLMLATIALLTIVAVATGVLVNVVLKPVRAAAENARQLAGGAFDVRMDDRGEDELAQLGSAFNQMAESLQDQFTRLERLSQVQQNFVSAVSHELRTPVTTIRMAGQLIYDKRSELPSSLRRSAELQHSQLISLDTMLSDLLEISRFDAGSMVLETSKIDVVEIVRRVIISQAPLIEANGVPVALSARGETVASVDSRRIERIVRNLVVNAVEHAEGGPVKVRVVGSDTAVAVEVSDRGIGLSPEQAAHVFDRFWRADTSRVRKSGGTGLGLTIAREDALLHEGRLQATGELGVGSTFLLTVPRTQKAAFTPPLPLRVAAAEDWQDSGDIPIEIARADTTGSLPAVGTTGTIPAIRATAVAPTGSAGKEDA, translated from the coding sequence GTGAGTCAATTTTCGCGGCGCGGCTATATCCATCGCAGCCTCGGGAGCATGGGGCGTGGCGCCCTCACCTCATTTTCACAATCGTGGCGCACCTCCCTCAACGCGCGGGTGGTTTCCGCAATTGTGGCGATCGGGGTGCTCACCAGTATCGTCACCGCGGTGATTGTTGCTAACCAAACGCGTTCGCAACTCTATGAGCGCGCGGTGAGCGCTGCCACCGAACAGTTCTACGGTGCCCGCTCCCAAGCCCAATACGTTTTTGACTCCGCGAACGCCCAGACCTCCGGGGCGGTTCAGGAAATCGCCAACGCGCAGGTGCGTTCCCAATTCGAGCCGATACGCGGGGTGGTGGGCACGGCCCTCATTCGCTCCCCGGGGCAAAATACCGGCAACTATCTGGTGGCCGATGTGGGGGCACCCACCCCGGCAACCGTTATGGATGTGCTCACCCCCGAATTGCGCGAAGCCGTGCAGGAATCCTCCAGCCCGCAATGGCAGGCGGTGGCGATTGCCAAGGGGGAGGAATACACCCTCCCCGGGATTCTTATCGGCGCGACCGTGCGCCTGCCCAATGCCGGCATGTATGAGTTCTACACGCTCTATTCCTTGGAAAACGAAGAAGTGACGGTGGCGCAGGTTTCCCGGGTGCTGATGCTCGCCACCATCGCCCTGCTCACTATCGTGGCGGTGGCCACCGGGGTGCTCGTGAACGTGGTCTTGAAGCCGGTGCGGGCGGCGGCGGAAAATGCCCGCCAGCTGGCCGGGGGCGCTTTTGATGTACGCATGGACGACCGCGGGGAAGATGAGCTAGCCCAGCTCGGTTCCGCTTTCAACCAGATGGCCGAATCGCTTCAGGACCAATTCACCCGCCTCGAGCGGCTCTCCCAGGTGCAGCAGAATTTCGTATCCGCGGTCTCGCACGAATTGCGTACCCCGGTCACCACCATCCGGATGGCCGGCCAGCTTATTTACGATAAGCGCTCCGAACTGCCCTCCAGCCTGCGCCGTTCGGCCGAACTCCAGCATTCCCAACTCATTTCCCTGGACACCATGCTCTCCGATCTGCTGGAGATTTCCCGCTTCGATGCGGGTTCGATGGTGTTGGAAACCAGCAAAATCGACGTCGTAGAAATTGTGCGGCGCGTGATCATCTCCCAGGCGCCCCTTATCGAAGCGAACGGGGTGCCCGTCGCGCTGTCCGCGCGCGGAGAAACCGTGGCGAGCGTGGACTCGCGCCGTATCGAACGCATCGTGCGCAACCTCGTGGTGAACGCGGTGGAGCATGCCGAAGGCGGGCCCGTCAAAGTGCGGGTGGTCGGCTCGGATACCGCGGTGGCGGTGGAAGTCTCCGACCGCGGTATCGGCCTGAGCCCCGAGCAGGCCGCCCATGTATTCGACCGTTTCTGGCGCGCGGATACCTCGCGGGTCCGCAAATCCGGGGGAACCGGCCTGGGCCTGACCATTGCCCGCGAGGACGCCCTGCTCCACGAAGGGCGCCTGCAGGCCACCGGCGAATTGGGGGTGGGATCCACCTTCCTCCTCACCGTGCCCCGCACCCAAAAAGCGGCCTTCACCCCGCCGCTGCCCCTGCGAGTGGCGGCCGCGGAAGACTGGCAGGACAGCGGGGATATTCCTATTGAAATCGCGCGGGCGGATACCACCGGGTCCCTGCCCGCGGTGGGTACCACCGGCACGATTCCAGCTATTCGCGCAACTGCGGTAGCGCCCACCGGTTCGGCGGGGAAGGAGGACGCATGA
- the mtrA gene encoding MtrAB system response regulator MtrA, giving the protein MTMRVLVVDDDPGISEMVAILLESEGYAVTVCATGTNALPIFRAETPDIVLLDVMLPGMSGVEVARQLREESDVPIIMMSALTDSVDVVAGLEAGADDYVTKPFENSVLLARIKARLRRTEPEAETLRVADLVIDPRAHQVTRNGEDLHLTPLEFELLTTLARKPYQVFSREELLEQVWGYRHDSTDTRLVNVHIQRLRSKVEKDPDNPEVVITVRGVGYRAGATQE; this is encoded by the coding sequence ATGACTATGCGCGTTCTTGTGGTCGATGACGATCCCGGTATCTCTGAAATGGTGGCGATCCTGCTGGAATCGGAAGGATACGCCGTGACGGTGTGTGCTACCGGCACTAATGCCCTGCCTATTTTCAGGGCAGAAACACCGGATATTGTGCTGCTGGACGTCATGCTGCCCGGAATGAGCGGGGTGGAAGTGGCCCGCCAGCTGCGCGAAGAAAGCGATGTGCCCATCATTATGATGAGCGCGCTCACCGATTCGGTGGATGTGGTGGCCGGCCTGGAAGCCGGGGCGGATGATTACGTCACCAAGCCTTTTGAGAACTCGGTGCTGCTGGCCCGCATTAAGGCGCGGCTGCGGCGTACCGAACCGGAAGCGGAAACCCTGCGGGTTGCCGATCTTGTGATCGACCCGCGCGCCCACCAGGTCACCCGCAACGGGGAAGATCTGCACCTGACCCCCCTCGAATTCGAGCTGCTCACCACCCTGGCGCGCAAACCCTACCAGGTGTTTTCCCGCGAAGAGCTCCTGGAACAGGTGTGGGGCTACCGCCACGATTCCACCGATACTCGCCTCGTCAATGTGCATATCCAGCGCCTGCGCTCCAAGGTGGAAAAGGACCCGGATAATCCCGAGGTGGTTATTACGGTGCGCGGGGTGGGCTACCGGGCGGGGGCAACCCAGGAGTGA